One genomic window of Nicotiana sylvestris chromosome 10, ASM39365v2, whole genome shotgun sequence includes the following:
- the LOC104225272 gene encoding uncharacterized protein: MAIKVVVGGSTLNVISTYVPQMGLDEEVKRRFWKALDEVVRGIPPTEKLFIGDDFNGHIGSSASGYGEVHGGFGFGDRNGGGTSLLDFARAFELVIVNTMFPKREEHLVTFRSMVAKTQIDYLLLRRCDRGLCKDCKVISSENLATQHRLLVMDVGILMKRKKRYIRGPSRIR; the protein is encoded by the coding sequence ATGGCGATTAAGGTAGTAGTTGGAGGGAGCACTCTGAATGTCATTAGCACTTACGTGCCGCAAATGGGCTTGGACGAGGAGGTAAAAAGGCGCTTCTGGAAAGCGCTGGATGAGGTGGTGCGGGGTATTCCGCCGACGGAGAAGCTATTCATAGGAGATGATTTCAATGGACATATTGGGTCGTCGGCTAGTGGCTATGGTGAGGTGCACGGTGGCTTTGGCTTTGGTGATAGGAACGGGGGTGGTACCTCACTGTTGGATTTCGCTAGAGCTTTTGAGTTGGTGATCGTGAACACTATGTTTCCAAAGAGGgaggaacatttggttactttccGGAGTATGGTAGCTAAGactcaaattgactatctcctccttagGAGGTGTGATAGGGGGTTGTGCAAGGATTGCAAGGTGATCTCGAGTGAGAACCTCGCAACTCAACATAGGCTCCTAGTAATGGACGTCGGTATTttgatgaagaggaagaagaggtatATACGGGGTCCGTCGAGGATCAGGTAG